A single Hyperolius riggenbachi isolate aHypRig1 chromosome 12, aHypRig1.pri, whole genome shotgun sequence DNA region contains:
- the LOC137541958 gene encoding phosphoenolpyruvate carboxykinase, cytosolic [GTP]-like has protein sequence MPSQQKTEIHTASIVTQGDLNKLSPDVVDFIVKNTRICQPDNIHICDGSEEENKKLLHQMEETGMIKRLPKYENCWLARTDPRDVARIESKTVIVTQEQRDTVPIAKSGLSKLGRWMSEDDFGKAFKSRFPGCMKGRTMYVIPFSMGPIGSSLSKIGIQLTDSPYVVASMRIMTRMETAVLEALGEGEFVRCLHSVGCPLPLKEPLVNNWACNPEMTLIAHIPERREIISFGSGYGGNSLLGKKCFALRIASRIAKEEGWLAEHMLILGITNPEGEKKYFAAAFPSACGKTNLAMMRPSLPGWKIECVGDDIAWMKFDEHGNLKAINPENGFFGVAPGTSVKTNPNAMETIRKNTIFTNVAETSDGGVYWEGMDMNLEPGVTLTSWKNKEWTPESGEPAAHPNSRFCTPANQCPIIDSKWESSEGVPIEGIIFGGRRPAGVPLVYEALSWQHGVFVGAAMRSEATAAAEHKGKVIMHDPFAMRPFFGYNFGRYLAHWLSMEHLPSAKLPKIFHVNWFRKDKQGNFLWPGYGENIRVLEWMFNRINGEDCAKETPIGYIPAEGSLNLKGLRDINMEELFDISKDFWEDEVEDIRKYFDDQVNADLPYEIEGELVSLEERLKQL, from the exons ATGCCATCCCAGCAGAAGACCGAGATCCACACTGCAAGCATCGTCACTCAGGGAGATCTGAACAAGTTAAGCCCTGATGTGGTGGACTTCATCGTGAAAAACACTCGCATCTGCCAGCCAGACAACATCCACATCTGTGATGGGTCTGAGGAGGAGAACAAGAAGCTGCTCCACCAGATGGAAGAGACAGGCATGATCAAAAGACTCCCCAAATACGAAAACTG TTGGCTGGCTCGTACTGATCCCCGAGATGTGGCAAGAATTGAAAGCAAAACTGTGATAGTTACTCAAGAACAAAGAGACACGGTGCCCATTGCCAAGAGCGGACTCAGTAAGCTGGGCCGATGGATGTCTGAAGACGACTTTGGGAAAGCCTTCAAATCCAGATTCCCTGGATGCATGAAAG gtcGTACAATGTATGTCATTCCGTTCAGCATGGGGCCCATCGGGTCTTCACTTTCCAAGATTGGCATTCAGCTGACCGATTCACCCTACGTTGTGGCCAGTATGAGAATCATGACCAGAATGGAAACGGCTGTCTTAGAAGCCCTTGGAGAAGGGGAGTTTGTCCGATGCCTTCATTCTGTTGGCTGCCCTTTGCCTCTAAAAG AACCTCTGGTAAATAACTGGGCATGCAATCCAGAGATGACGCTCATCGCCCACATCCCGGAACGTAGGGAAATAATTTCGTTCGGCAGTGGCTATGGTGGGAACTCTCTTTTGGGGAAGAAATGCTTCGCCCTCCGGATCGCCAGTCGCATTGCTAAAGAAGAGGGCTGGTTGGCTGAGCACATGCTG ATTTTGGGAATCACCAACCCAGAAGGAGAGAAAAAGTACTTTGCCGCCGCCTTCCCAAGTGCTTGTGGGAAAACAAACTTGGCCATGATGAGGCCCTCCCTGCCCGGCTGGAAGATTGAGTGTGTGGGTGACGACATCGCCTGGATGAAGTTTGATGAACATG GCAATCTAAAAGCAATTAACCCTGAAAATGGCTTTTTTGGAGTGGCTCCTGGGACTTCGGTGAAGACCAACCCAAACGCTATGGAGACCATCCGAAAGAACACCATATTTACCAACGTGGCAGAGACCAGCGATGGTGGAGTCTATTGGGAGGGAATGGACATGAACTTGGAACCAGGAGTCACTTTAACCTCATGGAAAAACAAAGAATGGACACCAGAAAGTG GTGAACCTGCTGCCCATCCCAATTCTCGTTTTTGCACCCCGGCCAACCAGTGCCCGATAATAGACTCAAAGTGGGAGTCTTCTGAAGGGGTTCCTATTGAAGGCATCATTTTTGGTGGTCGTAGACCAGCTG GTGTGCCTCTTGTGTATGAAGCCCTGAGTTGGCAACATGGAGTCTTTGTTGGGGCAGCCATGAGATCTGAAGCTACTGCAGCCGCTGAGCACAAAG GAAAGGTAATCATGCATGACCCATTCGCCATGAGGCCTTTCTTTGGCTACAACTTTGGCCGCTACCTTGCCCACTGGCTCAGCATGGAGCACCTCCCATCAGCCAAGTTACCCAAGATCTTCCACGTCAACTGGTTCCGGAAAGACAAGCAAGGAAACTTCCTTTGGCCCGGTTATGGAGAAAACATCCGGGTTCTAGAATGGATGTTCAACAGGATCAACGGAGAAGACTGCGCCAAAGAGACACCTATCGGCTACATCCCGGCTGAAGGTTCTCTAAACCTCAAAGGGCTCCGAGACATCAACATGGAAGAGTTGTTTGACATATCCAAAGACTTTTGGGAAGATGAAGTTGAGGACATTAGAAAATACTTTGACGACCAGGTCAATGCTGACCTCCCTTATGAAATAGAAGGAGAGCTGGTTTCTCTAGAGGAGAGGTTAAAACAATTGTAA
- the LOC137541959 gene encoding phosphoenolpyruvate carboxykinase, cytosolic [GTP]-like — MPSQMKTEIHTAAIVTQGDLNSLSPNVVDFIVANAGICQPDNIHICDGSEEENKRLLHQMEENGMIKRLPKYENCWLARTDPRDVARIESKTVIVTQEQRDTVPVAKSGISKLGRWMSEDDFEKAFKSRFPGCMKGRTMYVIPFSMGPIGSPLSEIGIELTDSPYVVASMRIMTRMGTAVLETLGNGEFVRCLHSVGCPLPLKESLVNNWACNPEMTLIAHIPDRREIISFGSGYGGNSLLGKKCFALRIASRIAKEEGWLAEHMLILGITNPEGEKKYFAAAFPSACGKTNLAMMRPSLPGWKIECVGDDIAWMKFDEHGNLRAINPENGFFGVAPGTSVRTNPNAMETIRMNTIFTNVAETSDGGVYWEGMDMTLEPGVTLTSWKNKEWTPEDGEPAAHPNSRFCTPASQCPIIDSEWESSEGVPIEGIIFGGRRPTGVPLVYEALSWQHGVFIGAAMRSEATAAAEHKGKVIMHDPFAMRPFFGYNFGRYLTHWLSMEHLPSARLPKIFHVNWFRKDKQGNFLWPGYGENIRVLEWMFNRINGEDCAKKTPIGYIPAEGSLNLKGLGEINMKELFNISKDFWEDEVEDIRKYFDDQVNADLPYEIEGELDSLEERLKQL; from the exons ATGCCGTCCCAGATGAAGACGGAGATCCACACGGCAGCCATCGTCACTCAGGGAGATCTCAACAGCTTGAGCCCCAATGTCGTTGACTTCATAGTGGCCAACGCTGGCATCTGCCAGCCAGACAACATCCACATCTGTGATGGCTCAGAGGAGGAGAACAAGAGGTTGCTCCACCAGATGGAGGAGAATGGAATGATCAAAAGACTTCCCAAATACGAGAACTG TTGGCTGGCTCGTACTGATCCCCGAGATGTGGCAAGAATTGAAAGCAAAACGGTGATAGTTACTCAAGAACAAAGAGACACGGTGCCCGTTGCCAAGAGTGGAATCAGCAAACTGGGCCGATGGATGTCTGAGGATGACTTTGAGAAAGCCTTCAAATCCAGATTCCCTGGATGCATGAAAG GTCGTACGATGTATGTCATCCCGTTCAGCATGGGGCCGATCGGGTCTCCACTTTCCGAGATTGGCATTGAGCTGACCGATTCACCCTACGTTGTGGCCAGTATGAGAATCATGACCAGAATGGGAACAGCTGTCCTGGAAACACTTGGAAATGGGGAGTTTGTCCGATGCCTTCATTCTGTTGGCTGCCCTTTGCCTCTAAAAG AATCACTGGTAAATAACTGGGCATGCAACCCAGAGATGACGCTCATCGCCCACATCCCAGACCGTAGGGAAATCATTTCGTTCGGCAGTGGCTATGGTGGAAACTCCCTTTTGGGGAAGAAATGCTTTGCCCTTCGGATTGCCAGTCGCATTGCTAAAGAAGAGGGCTGGCTCGCCGAGCACATGCTG ATTTTGGGAATCACCAACCCAGAAGGAGAGAAAAAGTACTTTGCCGCCGCCTTCCCAAGTGCTTGTGGGAAAACCAACCTGGCCATGATGAGGCCCTCCCTGCCCGGCTGGAAGATTGAGTGTGTGGGTGACGACATCGCCTGGATGAAGTTTGATGAACATG GCAATCTGAGAGCAATTAACCCTGAAAATGGCTTTTTTGGAGTGGCTCCTGGAACCTCCGTGAGGACTAACCCTAATGCCATGGAGACCATTCGCATGAACACAATATTTACCAATGTGGCAGAGACCAGTGATGGTGGTGTCTACTGGGAGGGAATGGACATGACCCTAGAACCAGGAGTAACGCTGACCTCATGGAAAAACAAAGAGTGGACACCAGAAGATG GTGAACCTGCTGCCCATCCAAACTCTCGTTTTTGCACCCCGGCCAGCCAGTGCCCGATCATCGATTCAGAGTGGGAGTCTTCTGAAGGGGTTCCTATTGAAGGCATCATTTTTGGTGGCCGTAGACCAACTG GTGTGCCTCTGGTTTATGAAGCCCTTAGTTGGCAACATGGAGTCTTTATTGGGGCAGCCATGAGATCTGAAGCTACAGCAGCAGCTGAGCACAAAG GAAAAGTCATCATGCATGACCCATTCGCCATGAGGCCTTTCTTCGGCTACAACTTTGGCCGTTACCTTACCCACTGGCTCAGCATGGAGCACCTCCCATCAGCCAGGCTACCCAAGATCTTCCACGTCAACTGGTTCCGGAAAGACAAGCAAGGAAACTTCCTTTGGCCTGGTTATGGAGAAAACATCCGTGTTCTGGAATGGATGTTCAACAGGATCAACGGAGAAGACTGCGCCAAGAAGACGCCCATTGGCTACATCCCTGCCGAAGGCTCCCTTAACCTCAAAGGGCTTGGAGAGATCAACATGAAAGAGTTATTCAACATATCTAAAGACTTTTGGGAAGATGAAGTTGAGGACATTAGAAAATACTTTGACGATCAGGTCAATGCTGACCTCCCTTACGAAATAGAGGGGGAGCTGGATTCTCTAGAGGAGAGGTTGAAACAATTGTAG